The Coffea arabica cultivar ET-39 chromosome 1e, Coffea Arabica ET-39 HiFi, whole genome shotgun sequence genome has a window encoding:
- the LOC113708854 gene encoding uncharacterized protein — protein MSILQFQSDHAGAAWRSCVASAFRTALACTIIGCITLFGPPSFKQQVAFPAFSYVTAILLVTDATVEDTFRGCWHALYASVFGVCPAILSLWLMGPAQLTISTTAVAVALTAFVVVLPENSHLISKRIALGQTVILYVLAFINGSKTDPIMHPIHVLASTAVGAVATVLALLLPYPSLACCEVKKKFKLYTKNASERVGVLMKAFSAQDKTSAQALILQSKSLARTGTKLLGSIKSKQESMLWGRLPLKFLKPYCMNPGQILQEIETPLRGMEMALSNGTVPFPERKDDLAGIEEHISRQIKSMPLVLATTVPEANAENVAESLQTIQTVPTDHRQLPSIFFFFCLKLLQAKLVTTSAISSIKEGSTGPEKQEKWFFIRIWRNLSININKSRLMPAFKCSLSLGLAVFFGSLYSKENGFWAGLPVAISLASAREATFKVANVKAQGTVIGTVYGVFGCFIFGKYVPIQLLSLLPWFIFCSFLRRSRMYGQAGGISAVIGAVLLLGRKDFGPPSEFAIARITETFIGLSCSVVVELVLQPTRGSALAKVQLFKNFEVMRNSIGAVSLTASKANLEESLKKLKLQVNELGKFIGEAEVEPNFWFLPFNSACYRKLWVSLSEMVEFLLFITRAIQFLHQESGRVDTNLWKESMRKINADLKNFKEMVDSSIKCFEEVSLVKSLVLLDKEMERKNISLDLESGKSPKIPSTMKLPGSDEEVIIEKTLSHYLQHCNEFLEAIHADKGEKELKSRIALILSCIGFCIRGLVRETREIEKAIKELVQWENPSSLVNLHDISSKIRALAAAAAADADMCEEL, from the exons ATGTCAATCCTACAATTTCAATCCGATCATGCTGGAGCAGCATGGAGATCATGCGTAGCTTCAGCCTTCCGAACAGCCTTAGCTTGCACAATTATTGGTTGCATCACCCTCTTTGGCCCGCCTTCATTTAAGCAACAAGTAGCATTTCCTGCTTTTTCCTACGTGACAGCAATTCTTCTTGTCACAGATGCCACGGTGGAGGACACCTTCCGTGGCTGTTGGCATGCCTTGTATGCTTCCGTCTTTGGTGTCTGTCCTGCCATCCTTAGCTTATGGTTAATGGGGCCAGCCCAGCTAACCATTAGCACCACCGCCGTTGCGGTGGCGCTTACCGCATTTGTGGTGGTGCTGCCTGAAAACAGTCACCTGATATCAAAGCGTATAGCACTCGGCCAGACTGTTATTCTCTACGTTTTAGCTTTCATCAATGGTTCCAAAACTGACCCTATTATGCACCCCATCCACGTCTTAGCCAGTACGGCTGTTGGAGCCGTGGCTACTGTTTTGGCCTTGTTGCTTCCTTACCCAAGCTTGGCTTGTTGCGAG GTAAAGAAGAAATTCAAGCTTTACACTAAGAATGCTTCGGAGAGGGTAGGGGTCCTTATGAAGGCGTTCTCTGCACAAGACAAAACATCAGCACAAGCACTGATTTTGCAATCCAAGTCCTTGGCTCGCACGGGAACCAAATTGCTTGGGAGTATCAAATCCAAGCAA GAAAGCATGCTATGGGGAAGGCTTCCActcaaatttttgaaaccttacTGCATGAATCCAGGACAGATATTGCAAGAAATTGAGACACCTTTAAGAGGGATGGAAATGGCCTTGTCCAATGGTACTGTACCATTTCCAGAGCGCAAAGATGATCTAGCAGGAATTGAGGAGCATATTTCGCGTCAAATTAAAAGCATGCCCCTTGTTTTAGCAACTACTGTCCCCGAAGCAAATGCAGAAAACGTTGCTGAGTCCCTCCAAACTATTCAAACCGTCCCAACAGACCATAGACAATTACcctctattttcttctttttttgtttgaagCTGCTACAAGCAAAATTAGTTACCACCTCAGCAATCAGTTCTATCAAAGAAGGATCAACTGGTCCAGAAAAACAGGAGAAATGGTTCTTCATACGGATATGGAGAAATTTATCCATCAACATAAACAAAAGCAGGCTTATGCCAGCTTTCAAATGCTCACTTTCATTAGGGCTAGCTGTGTTCTTTGGATCATTATACAGCAAGGAAAACGGATTTTGGGCAGGATTGCCAGTTGCCATAAGCCTTGCATCAGCCAGAGAAGCAACATTTAAAGTTGCAAATGTTAAGGCTCAGGGAACAGTAATAGGAACGGTGTACGGAGTATTCGGTTGCTTTATTTTCGGAAAATATGTTCCGATACAGTTACTATCCCTTCTTCCATGGTTCATTTTCTGCAGCTTTTTGCGGCGCAGCCGCATGTATGGTCAGGCGGGAGGAATTTCAGCAGTTATAGGGGCAGTACTATTATTAGGAAGGAAAGATTTTGGTCCCCCAAGTGAATTTGCAATAGCAAGAATCACAGAAACTTTCATTGGACTATCTTGTTCAGTCGTGGTAGAACTAGTTTTACAGCCCACAAGAGGTTCTGCTCTAGCGAAAGTTCAGCTCTTCAAGAATTTTGAAGTGATGCGAAATTCTATTGGTGCGGTTAGTCTCACTGCCAGCAAGGCCAACTTGGAGGAAAGCCTGAAAAAGCTTAAACTCCAAGTGAATGAACTAGGAAAATTCATTGGTGAAGCTGAGGTGGAACCCAATTTTTGGTTTTTGCCTTTTAACAGTGCTTGTTACCGTAAGCTCTGGGTGTCCTTGTCCGAGATGGTGGAGTTCCTACTTTTCATCACTCGGGCAATTCAATTTCTCCATCAAGAATCAGGAAGAGTGGACACCAACTTGTGGAAGGAAAGTATGAGGAAGATAAACGCTGATCTCAAGAATTTCAAGGAAATGGTTGACTCTTCAATAAAGTGTTTTGAGGAGGTCAGTCTGGTAAAATCACTCGTGTTactggacaaagagatggaaaggAAAAACATTTCTCTTGATCTTGAATCGGGGAAATCACCAAAAATCCCTTCTACGATGAAACTACCAGGTTCAGATGAAGAAGTGATCATTGAGAAAACTCTAAGCCATTATCTCCAGCATTGCAACGAATTCCTTGAGGCTATTCATGCTGATAAAGGTGAGAAGGAGCTCAAGAGCCGCATTGCATTGATTTTGAGCTGTATTGGTTTCTGCATCAGGGGGCTTGTAAGGGAGACCAGAGAGATTGAGAAGGCTATTAAAGAACTTGTGCAGTGGGAGAACCCGTCAAGCCTTGTGAATTTGCATGACATTTCTAGCAAGATACGTGCtttagcagcagcagcagctgcAGACGCCGACATGTGTGAAGAACTGTAG